From a single Piliocolobus tephrosceles isolate RC106 chromosome 21, ASM277652v3, whole genome shotgun sequence genomic region:
- the DPRX gene encoding divergent paired-related homeobox, protein MPGSEDLRKGKDQMHSHRKRTMFTKKQLEDLNILFNENPYPNPSLQKEMASKIDIHPTVLQVWFKNHRAKLKKAKCKHIHQKQETPQPPAPQGGVTTRVSPRNADTLPRLPSAAHPIGLVYTGQRVPSFQLILYPNLKVPANDFAGHRIVHFGCCQDPNIYCLYPILESQVCAPSFHAGSSACSSLQSRER, encoded by the exons ATGCCAGGCTCAGAGGATCTGCGTAAAG GCAAGGACCAGATGCATTCACACAGGAAACGAACCATGTTCACTAAGAAGCAACTGGAAGATCTGAACATCTTGTTCAATGAGAACCCATACCCAAACCCCAGCCTTCAGAAAGAAATGGCCTCGAAAATAGACATACACCCAACAGTACTGCAG gTCTGGTTCAAGAATCACAGAGCAAAACTCAAGAAAGCCAAATGCAAGCATattcatcaaaaacaagaaactcCACAACCGCCAGCACCACAGGGTGGGGTCACCACCAGAGTCAGCCCGAGAAACGCAGACACACTACCCAGATTGCCCAGTGCTGCTCACCCGATCGGCCTGGTGTACACGGGTCAACGAGTCCCTTCATTCCAGCTCATCCTGTACCCCAACCTCAAGGTCCCTGCAAATGACTTCGCTGGCCACAGAATAGTCCATTTTGGCTGCTGCCAAGATCCTAATATATATTGCCTCTACCCCATTTTGGAATCCCAAGTTTGTGCTCCAAGCTTCCATGCTGGATCTTCTGCCTGTTCCTCTCTCCAAAGTCGAGAGagatga